In one Sulfitobacter sp. LCG007 genomic region, the following are encoded:
- a CDS encoding FAD-dependent oxidoreductase has protein sequence MKTHAQAVVIGGGVIGCSILYHLVKGGWTDVVLLERSELTSGSTWHAAANIHGLHDSTNISRIQHYTMGLYKRLEAETGQGCGVFQPGSLYLAQTEARQHQLRLQAAKAKLYGMNFHEVARDEAERLHPLVDFDGIRCIMWEPEGGNVDPSGVTNAYAAGARAGGAEIVRFCPVTATEPQADGSWIVRTQQGDIHTQWVVNAAGLWGREVAAMAGIRLPLQPTEHQYFVTETLPEIAALDRRLPSVADRDGEYYLRQEGKGLLVGAYEKDMRFWAEQGTPPDFGHELFADDLDRIEPNMMRAIDRVPAVGRAGIKRVINGPMIWSPDSNVLFGPVPELRNYFCCNGIIPGFSQSGGMGLLAADWITTGESRYDMFAWDLARFGDWADAAFTRARVGDQYTHRFKIHFPNEERAAGRPVRTRPVHETQKARGAVFGLSYGWEHPLWFADAPGTRDTEGFTRQNWWEPVGREARMLRERAAIIDISNFARYLCKGPGAEDWLNAVFANRMPVALGRSCLTPLIGVRGGIAGDFTVTRTGDAEYWIIGSGMAERYHQRFFRAVPLPEGTTFESRTLETCGFNVAGPASRALLQGLTNTSLATADFPFMASRPIEIAGVRALALRVSFTGDLGWELHCATEDQARLYAALLEAGEAVGAGPVGSRALTSLRIEKGYGAWSREYSPEYWPQEVGLERLCRLDKAFLNRDAAAEVMAKPARERLVTLALDARDTDASNADATGGEPIFRDGRGVGRVTSGAYGYFVDQSLALGFVRDCAPGETVEVMVLGRPHRAVILPEPPFDPSGARLRA, from the coding sequence ATGAAGACCCATGCTCAGGCCGTCGTCATCGGAGGTGGCGTGATCGGTTGCTCGATCCTCTACCACCTGGTCAAGGGTGGCTGGACGGACGTCGTCCTGCTCGAGCGCAGCGAACTGACCTCGGGCTCGACCTGGCATGCGGCGGCAAACATTCACGGGCTGCACGACAGCACCAACATCAGCCGGATCCAGCATTATACCATGGGGCTTTACAAGCGCCTCGAAGCCGAGACCGGGCAGGGCTGCGGCGTGTTCCAGCCCGGCTCGCTCTACCTCGCACAGACCGAGGCGCGACAGCACCAGCTGCGTCTTCAGGCAGCCAAGGCAAAGCTCTACGGGATGAACTTCCACGAGGTCGCGCGCGACGAGGCCGAAAGGCTGCATCCGCTTGTCGACTTCGACGGCATCCGCTGCATCATGTGGGAACCCGAGGGCGGCAACGTGGATCCGTCCGGAGTCACGAACGCCTATGCGGCGGGCGCGCGGGCCGGCGGGGCGGAAATTGTCCGTTTCTGCCCGGTGACGGCAACCGAGCCCCAGGCGGACGGATCGTGGATTGTGCGCACGCAACAGGGCGATATCCATACGCAATGGGTGGTGAATGCGGCCGGCCTCTGGGGCCGCGAGGTCGCGGCGATGGCGGGGATCAGGCTGCCGCTGCAACCGACCGAACACCAGTATTTCGTGACCGAGACACTTCCCGAAATCGCCGCGCTCGACCGGCGCCTGCCTTCCGTGGCGGATCGGGACGGAGAGTATTATCTCCGGCAGGAAGGCAAGGGTCTGCTGGTCGGGGCCTACGAGAAGGACATGCGGTTCTGGGCCGAGCAGGGCACGCCGCCGGATTTCGGGCACGAGCTTTTCGCGGACGATCTCGACCGCATCGAGCCGAACATGATGCGGGCCATCGACCGGGTTCCGGCGGTGGGGAGGGCGGGGATCAAGCGCGTGATCAACGGTCCGATGATCTGGTCGCCCGACAGCAACGTCCTGTTCGGTCCGGTCCCGGAACTGCGCAACTACTTCTGCTGCAACGGGATCATACCGGGCTTCTCCCAGTCGGGCGGCATGGGTCTGCTCGCGGCGGACTGGATCACCACCGGCGAAAGCCGCTACGACATGTTCGCCTGGGACCTGGCGCGTTTTGGAGACTGGGCGGACGCGGCCTTCACAAGGGCCCGGGTCGGCGATCAGTATACGCACCGGTTCAAGATCCATTTCCCGAACGAGGAACGCGCCGCCGGACGCCCCGTGCGCACGCGCCCGGTTCATGAGACGCAGAAGGCGCGGGGCGCCGTCTTCGGGCTGAGCTACGGCTGGGAGCATCCCCTTTGGTTCGCCGATGCGCCCGGTACGCGGGATACGGAAGGTTTCACCCGCCAGAACTGGTGGGAGCCCGTCGGGCGCGAGGCGCGGATGCTTCGCGAGAGGGCGGCGATCATCGATATCTCGAACTTCGCCAGGTATCTCTGCAAGGGACCGGGGGCAGAGGACTGGCTGAATGCCGTCTTCGCCAATCGCATGCCCGTGGCCTTGGGACGATCCTGTCTGACGCCGCTGATCGGCGTGCGCGGCGGGATCGCGGGGGATTTCACCGTGACCCGGACGGGGGACGCGGAATACTGGATCATCGGATCGGGGATGGCCGAGCGCTATCACCAGCGCTTCTTTCGCGCCGTCCCGTTGCCGGAGGGCACGACATTCGAAAGCCGGACGCTGGAAACCTGCGGCTTCAACGTCGCGGGACCAGCATCGCGCGCTCTGTTGCAGGGGCTGACAAATACATCGCTGGCGACGGCGGATTTCCCTTTCATGGCATCCCGGCCGATCGAGATCGCGGGCGTCCGGGCGCTTGCGCTGCGGGTGTCCTTCACAGGCGATCTGGGCTGGGAGCTGCATTGCGCGACAGAGGATCAGGCGCGGCTCTACGCGGCGCTCCTGGAGGCCGGAGAGGCGGTTGGCGCCGGTCCTGTCGGCAGCCGGGCGCTGACCAGTCTTCGGATCGAAAAGGGCTATGGCGCGTGGTCGCGCGAGTATTCACCGGAATACTGGCCGCAGGAGGTGGGGCTTGAACGCCTTTGCAGGCTCGACAAGGCGTTTCTCAACCGCGACGCCGCAGCCGAGGTGATGGCGAAGCCGGCACGCGAGCGGCTGGTGACGCTGGCGCTCGATGCGCGTGATACCGATGCATCAAATGCCGATGCCACCGGCGGTGAGCCGATCTTCCGGGACGGGAGGGGAGTGGGCCGGGTAACGTCAGGCGCCTACGGCTATTTCGTGGATCAAAGCCTTGCGCTCGGCTTCGTGCGCGACTGCGCGCCGGGTGAGACGGTCGAGGTCATGGTGCTGGGTCGACCGCACCGGGCGGTCATCCTGCCCGAGCCGCCATTCGATCCCTCGGGCGCGCGCCTGCGGGCCTGA
- a CDS encoding GNAT family N-acetyltransferase, which translates to MQDRLLIRQMSRAEVDTLVGWAAAEGWNPGRHDAELFWASDRDAFIAAEFEGELVGGGAITAYQGAFGFMGFFIVRPKFRRRGLGDRLWHARLARLRDRLDPGATIGMDGVFDMQPYYAKGGFVLSHRDIRFRADEITPRGPADDRIVALDTLPPGALADLDRQCFPARRPEFLARWISQPDALALGCLREGVLRGYGVIRACVEGSKIGPLFAENPETAGALFDQLAAHGAGGPVFLDVPENNPAALSLVRARGMHEVFGCARMYLGPAPDITHRKIFGVTTFEFG; encoded by the coding sequence ATGCAAGACAGGCTGCTGATCCGTCAGATGTCCCGGGCGGAGGTCGACACCCTTGTGGGCTGGGCCGCCGCCGAAGGATGGAATCCCGGCCGGCATGATGCCGAGCTCTTCTGGGCAAGCGATCGCGACGCGTTCATCGCCGCCGAGTTCGAGGGAGAACTCGTCGGCGGCGGCGCGATCACCGCCTATCAGGGCGCGTTCGGATTCATGGGATTCTTCATCGTGCGTCCGAAGTTTCGCCGGCGCGGTCTCGGCGACCGCCTGTGGCATGCCCGTCTCGCACGCCTTCGCGACAGACTCGATCCGGGTGCGACCATCGGCATGGACGGCGTCTTCGACATGCAGCCCTACTACGCGAAGGGCGGCTTCGTGCTGTCGCACCGCGATATCCGCTTCAGGGCGGACGAGATTACCCCGAGAGGCCCCGCCGACGACCGCATCGTCGCGCTGGACACGCTGCCGCCCGGCGCGCTCGCGGATCTTGACCGCCAGTGCTTTCCCGCCCGACGCCCGGAATTCCTCGCCCGCTGGATTTCCCAGCCCGACGCCCTGGCGCTCGGCTGCCTGCGCGAGGGGGTGCTGCGCGGCTACGGGGTGATCCGGGCATGTGTCGAGGGCAGCAAGATCGGCCCGCTCTTCGCCGAGAATCCCGAGACCGCCGGCGCGCTGTTCGACCAGCTCGCAGCGCATGGCGCCGGGGGGCCGGTGTTTCTGGACGTGCCCGAGAACAATCCCGCCGCCCTGTCGCTCGTGCGCGCGCGGGGGATGCACGAGGTCTTCGGCTGCGCCCGGATGTACCTCGGCCCCGCTCCGGACATCACCCACCGCAAGATATTCGGGGTGACGACCTTCGAATTCGGCTGA
- a CDS encoding ferric reductase-like transmembrane domain-containing protein, with product MARLRAILIWAAAGLAIALPLAVAAASPLLEWRGPVYIAAGFAGIVGMSLLFLQPILAAGLLPGLKGGPGRRLHRAVGAMLLLSVVLHVAGLWLTSPPDVIDALLFRSPTPFSDWGVIALAALVAAALLAAFRRRLPLRPMVWRRAHATVALAAVLGSVLHAMLIVGTMGTATKTALCILTVAACIKAFVDLRIWSRPHGARR from the coding sequence TTGGCGCGTCTGCGCGCGATCCTGATCTGGGCCGCGGCGGGTCTGGCCATCGCCCTTCCGCTGGCGGTGGCCGCCGCGAGCCCGCTTCTGGAATGGCGCGGTCCCGTCTACATCGCTGCCGGTTTCGCGGGTATCGTCGGGATGTCCCTGCTTTTCCTGCAGCCCATTCTGGCCGCGGGACTTCTTCCGGGGCTGAAGGGCGGGCCCGGACGGCGGCTGCACCGCGCGGTCGGCGCCATGCTGTTGCTGAGCGTCGTTCTGCATGTGGCCGGACTTTGGCTGACCAGTCCGCCGGACGTGATCGACGCCCTTCTCTTCCGCTCTCCGACGCCCTTCTCCGACTGGGGTGTGATAGCGCTGGCCGCGCTTGTTGCGGCGGCGCTGCTTGCCGCGTTCCGCCGCCGGTTGCCTCTGCGCCCGATGGTCTGGCGGCGCGCCCACGCCACGGTGGCGCTGGCGGCGGTTCTCGGCAGCGTCCTGCATGCCATGCTGATCGTCGGCACGATGGGCACCGCGACCAAGACCGCGCTCTGCATCCTGACCGTCGCGGCGTGTATCAAGGCGTTTGTCGACCTGCGGATATGGTCGCGCCCGCACGGGGCGCGCCGCTGA
- a CDS encoding twin-arginine translocation pathway signal yields MTAFPISRRRFIAQGAVFTAVALCGAGFSVPARAKGLAPTPSMRGGANNYRPGAPIVERIGGGGFWMSGSVRRAGDGAPLGGIRIQIWAHTTEGQERDPQSHGATLTQADGTYRLEMPQIVPAFGQPHAHLAYDSGDFETVFLRPVMRSPRDTRLSADFVLQPA; encoded by the coding sequence ATGACAGCCTTTCCGATCAGCCGCCGCCGCTTCATCGCGCAGGGAGCGGTCTTCACCGCCGTAGCGCTTTGCGGCGCCGGTTTCTCGGTTCCCGCCCGCGCGAAGGGGCTGGCGCCGACGCCGAGCATGCGCGGCGGTGCAAATAACTACCGCCCCGGCGCACCCATCGTCGAACGCATCGGCGGCGGCGGGTTCTGGATGTCGGGCAGCGTGCGTCGCGCGGGCGACGGTGCGCCGCTCGGGGGCATACGCATCCAGATCTGGGCCCACACCACCGAAGGGCAGGAACGCGATCCGCAGAGCCATGGTGCGACGCTGACGCAGGCGGACGGCACCTATCGGCTCGAGATGCCGCAGATCGTTCCGGCCTTTGGTCAACCGCACGCGCATCTTGCCTATGACAGCGGCGATTTCGAGACCGTCTTCCTGCGCCCGGTCATGCGAAGCCCGCGCGACACTCGTCTCAGCGCGGATTTCGTTCTGCAACCGGCCTGA
- a CDS encoding HlyC/CorC family transporter gives METVPEIYDSSFWITCAVILLLLVMSAFFSGSETALTAASRGKLRALADKGSGGADRALKITEDNERLIGSVLLGNNLVNILATSLATALFTRAVGDSGVAIATLVMTLLVLIFAEVLPKTYAITNAETAASLVSRPIQLIIAVLSPIVSAVRLLVRGVLRLFGVAIDPDTSVLAVREEIAGALQLGHSEGVVEKEDRDRILGALDLGDRTVEEIMLHRSSIEMIDADEEPQKILDQCLQSNHTRLPVFRGEQENIIGVIHAKDLLRAMYKIIGGPEGDARKLRKFKITDVAMKPYFVPETSTLDEQMRQFLRRRTHFALVVDEYGSLQGLITLEDILEEIVGAITDEFDPEEEDSLTADEAGHYIVDGAMTIRDLNRATDWSLPDEEANTVAGLVIHDAQMIPTAGQVFSFHGFRFEVCEREGNRITKLKIRPL, from the coding sequence ATGGAAACCGTTCCCGAAATCTACGACAGTTCCTTCTGGATCACCTGCGCCGTGATCCTTCTTCTGCTCGTGATGTCCGCGTTCTTCTCGGGTTCCGAGACCGCGCTGACCGCCGCGTCGCGCGGCAAGCTGCGTGCCCTTGCCGACAAGGGTTCGGGCGGGGCCGACCGGGCGCTGAAGATCACCGAGGACAACGAGCGTCTGATCGGATCGGTGCTGCTGGGCAACAACCTCGTCAACATCCTGGCGACCTCGCTGGCCACGGCGCTTTTCACCCGCGCCGTCGGCGACAGTGGCGTGGCGATCGCCACCCTCGTGATGACGCTGCTCGTCCTGATCTTTGCCGAGGTGCTGCCGAAGACCTATGCGATCACCAACGCCGAGACGGCCGCATCGCTGGTCTCGCGCCCGATCCAGCTCATCATCGCCGTGCTGTCGCCCATCGTTTCGGCGGTCCGCCTGCTGGTGCGCGGGGTGCTGCGCCTTTTCGGCGTTGCAATCGACCCCGACACCTCGGTTCTTGCGGTACGCGAAGAAATCGCGGGCGCCCTGCAACTCGGACATTCCGAGGGTGTGGTCGAAAAGGAGGATCGGGACCGCATCCTCGGGGCGCTGGACCTGGGCGACCGGACGGTCGAGGAGATCATGCTCCACCGGTCTTCCATCGAGATGATCGACGCGGACGAGGAGCCCCAGAAGATCCTCGACCAGTGCCTCCAGTCCAACCATACCCGCCTGCCGGTGTTCCGGGGCGAACAGGAGAACATCATCGGCGTGATCCACGCCAAGGACCTTCTCAGGGCGATGTACAAGATCATCGGCGGACCCGAAGGCGACGCGCGCAAGCTGCGCAAGTTCAAGATCACCGACGTGGCTATGAAGCCCTATTTCGTGCCCGAGACGTCGACGCTTGACGAGCAGATGCGCCAGTTCCTGCGCCGGCGGACCCATTTCGCGCTTGTGGTCGACGAATACGGCTCGCTGCAGGGGCTGATCACGCTCGAGGACATTCTCGAGGAGATCGTGGGCGCCATCACCGACGAATTCGACCCCGAGGAGGAGGACAGCCTCACCGCCGACGAAGCCGGGCACTACATCGTGGACGGAGCGATGACGATCCGCGACCTGAACCGGGCGACGGACTGGTCGCTGCCCGACGAGGAGGCCAATACCGTGGCGGGTCTTGTGATCCATGACGCGCAGATGATCCCGACCGCCGGGCAGGTCTTTTCCTTTCACGGTTTCCGTTTCGAGGTCTGCGAACGCGAGGGCAACCGTATCACCAAGCTCAAGATACGCCCCCTCTGA
- a CDS encoding site-specific tyrosine recombinase XerD — protein sequence MNADSWISAFLEAQAAELGAARNTLLAYGRDLQDLAAWMAARNQDFEGLAREDVEAYIVHCDAQGLARSTRARRLSAIKQLYRFAFEEGWRADNPAIQISGPGREKRLPRTLSEDEVERLLEAARGSGRTAADTARNTCMLELLYATGMRVSELVGLPVSAARGDPRMLLILGKGGKERMVPLSPPAREALSGWLALRDAAEEGARLKGKPVSRFLFPSRGAQGHLTRHRFYLLIKELAVAGGVAPDKVTPHTLRHAFATHLLARGADLRSIQTLLGHADVATTEIYTHVLQERLSDLVLNHHPLARAAGSGKPAASDRR from the coding sequence ATGAACGCCGACAGCTGGATCTCGGCCTTTCTCGAAGCCCAGGCCGCCGAACTGGGGGCGGCGCGGAACACCTTGCTGGCCTATGGTCGCGACCTGCAGGATCTCGCGGCGTGGATGGCGGCGAGAAACCAGGATTTCGAAGGGCTCGCGCGCGAGGATGTCGAGGCCTACATCGTCCATTGCGACGCGCAGGGGCTGGCGCGGTCCACCCGGGCGCGGCGGCTTTCGGCGATAAAGCAGCTTTACCGCTTTGCCTTCGAGGAAGGCTGGCGCGCCGACAATCCGGCGATCCAGATCTCGGGGCCCGGACGCGAGAAGCGCTTGCCCAGGACATTGTCCGAGGACGAGGTCGAACGGCTGCTGGAAGCGGCGCGCGGCTCTGGCCGCACGGCGGCCGACACGGCACGCAACACCTGCATGCTCGAACTGCTCTACGCGACGGGAATGCGCGTCAGCGAACTTGTCGGCCTTCCGGTGAGCGCGGCGCGCGGCGATCCGCGGATGCTGCTGATCCTCGGCAAGGGCGGCAAGGAGCGCATGGTGCCGCTGTCGCCCCCGGCGCGCGAGGCGCTGTCCGGCTGGCTCGCCCTGCGCGACGCGGCCGAGGAAGGCGCCAGGCTGAAGGGCAAGCCGGTCTCGCGCTTCCTGTTTCCCTCGCGCGGCGCCCAGGGACATCTGACCCGGCATCGCTTCTACCTGCTGATAAAGGAACTCGCCGTGGCGGGCGGGGTCGCGCCCGACAAGGTGACACCGCACACGCTGCGTCATGCCTTCGCCACGCATCTGCTGGCGCGCGGCGCCGATCTGCGCTCGATCCAGACCCTGCTCGGCCATGCGGATGTCGCGACGACGGAAATCTATACGCATGTCCTGCAAGAGCGCCTGTCGGACCTGGTGCTGAACCATCATCCGCTTGCGCGGGCAGCAGGCAGCGGAAAACCCGCCGCTTCCGACCGCCGTTAG
- a CDS encoding shikimate kinase: protein MSTIERSMAEKVETVQHHLRKTVVMVGMMGAGKTAVGRALAQLLRVSFMDSDTEIENAANLTVPEIFARDGEDFFRARESEVIARLLSGPARVLSTGGGAFLSETNRRNISKRGVSVWLDADIDLLWSRVRHRDTRPLLRTPDPKGTLRALLEARKDIYAKADLRVPCAPPVSVEAMARRVIERLCTRPDVLERLDA from the coding sequence ATGAGCACAATTGAGCGATCCATGGCCGAGAAAGTCGAAACGGTGCAACACCATCTGAGGAAAACGGTGGTGATGGTGGGCATGATGGGCGCGGGGAAGACCGCGGTGGGCCGCGCGCTGGCCCAGCTTCTGCGCGTTTCATTCATGGATTCGGATACCGAGATCGAGAATGCCGCAAACCTCACGGTGCCCGAGATCTTCGCCCGCGACGGCGAGGACTTCTTCCGCGCCCGCGAAAGCGAGGTGATAGCGCGCCTGCTGAGCGGGCCCGCGCGCGTCCTGTCGACCGGCGGCGGGGCGTTCCTGTCCGAGACGAACCGGCGCAACATCTCCAAACGGGGTGTTTCCGTCTGGCTGGATGCCGACATCGATCTTCTCTGGAGCCGGGTGCGCCATCGCGACACCCGACCGCTGCTGCGCACGCCCGATCCGAAGGGGACGCTGCGCGCGCTTCTCGAGGCCCGCAAGGACATCTATGCAAAGGCCGACCTGCGGGTACCCTGCGCGCCGCCGGTCAGTGTCGAGGCGATGGCCAGACGCGTGATCGAGCGTCTCTGCACGCGTCCGGACGTACTGGAGCGGCTGGATGCGTGA
- the aroB gene encoding 3-dehydroquinate synthase — translation MREVVRVDLPGRDYEVRIGPGLIRNAGSEIAPLLRRPRVAVITDCNVAECHLAPLREGLRAEGIAVEALTLEPGEATKSWGPLQQSTEWLLACKVERGDVVVALGGGVIGDLAGFAAAILRRGVRFVQIPTSLLAQVDSSVGGKTGINVTAGKNLVGAFHQPALVLADTAALDTLPERDVLAGYGEVVKYGLLGDADFFAWLEDNGPAIARGDVAARVEAVRRSVEMKADIVMRDETEQGERALLNLGHTFCHALEAATGYCARLLHGEGVAIGCALAFELSARLGLCAQEDPSRVRAHLRAMGMKTDLADIEGDLPDASGLLDLMAQDKKVLDGRLRFILARGIGRAFVTSEVPRDAVHGLLSEALEARRT, via the coding sequence ATGCGTGAGGTTGTCCGCGTCGACCTGCCGGGACGCGACTATGAAGTGAGGATCGGTCCGGGACTGATCCGCAACGCCGGTTCCGAGATCGCCCCCCTGCTGCGTCGCCCGCGCGTGGCTGTCATCACCGATTGCAATGTCGCCGAATGTCATCTTGCGCCGCTTCGCGAGGGGCTGCGGGCCGAGGGCATCGCGGTCGAGGCCCTGACGCTTGAGCCCGGAGAAGCGACCAAATCCTGGGGCCCGCTGCAGCAGAGCACCGAATGGCTGCTCGCCTGCAAGGTCGAACGCGGCGATGTCGTCGTCGCGCTCGGCGGGGGCGTGATCGGCGATCTTGCGGGTTTCGCCGCCGCGATCCTGCGTCGGGGTGTGCGCTTCGTGCAGATCCCGACCTCGCTGCTGGCGCAGGTGGACAGTTCCGTCGGAGGCAAGACCGGGATCAACGTCACGGCGGGAAAGAACCTTGTGGGGGCCTTTCACCAGCCCGCCCTCGTGCTGGCTGATACCGCGGCACTGGACACGCTGCCGGAACGCGACGTGCTGGCGGGATATGGCGAGGTGGTGAAGTACGGCCTGCTCGGCGACGCGGATTTCTTCGCCTGGCTCGAGGACAACGGCCCCGCGATCGCGCGGGGCGATGTCGCGGCGCGTGTCGAGGCCGTGCGCCGATCCGTCGAGATGAAGGCCGACATCGTCATGCGCGACGAGACGGAGCAGGGCGAGCGGGCGCTCCTGAACCTCGGCCATACCTTCTGCCATGCCCTCGAGGCCGCGACGGGCTATTGTGCGCGCCTGCTGCACGGCGAGGGTGTCGCGATCGGCTGTGCGCTCGCCTTCGAGCTTTCCGCGCGTCTGGGCCTGTGCGCGCAGGAGGATCCCAGCCGCGTTCGCGCGCATCTGCGCGCCATGGGCATGAAGACGGATCTGGCGGATATCGAAGGCGATCTGCCCGACGCGTCCGGTCTGCTCGATCTGATGGCGCAGGACAAGAAGGTGCTGGACGGAAGGCTGCGCTTCATCCTTGCCCGGGGCATCGGGCGGGCCTTCGTCACGTCTGAAGTGCCGCGGGATGCGGTGCACGGGCTGCTGTCGGAAGCGCTCGAGGCGCGGCGGACCTGA
- a CDS encoding DoxX family protein: MTALTLHAPKMLSVLRIMSSLLFIAHGTQKLFGFPATEQMPPAFSLMWIGGVLELVGGLLLLIGLFTRPVAFILSGMMAVAYFMFHAPQGFYPSNNGGDAAILFCFVFLYFVFAGPGPISLDASRKA; encoded by the coding sequence ATGACCGCCCTAACCCTACACGCTCCGAAGATGCTCAGTGTCCTGCGCATCATGTCGTCGCTGCTTTTCATCGCCCACGGCACACAGAAGCTCTTCGGCTTCCCGGCCACGGAACAAATGCCCCCCGCCTTCTCGCTCATGTGGATCGGTGGCGTGCTTGAACTCGTGGGCGGTCTGCTGCTTCTCATCGGGCTCTTCACCCGCCCGGTGGCGTTCATCCTCTCGGGCATGATGGCCGTGGCATATTTCATGTTCCACGCGCCGCAAGGCTTCTATCCGTCGAACAACGGCGGCGATGCGGCCATCCTGTTCTGCTTCGTGTTCCTCTACTTCGTCTTCGCGGGCCCCGGCCCCATCAGCCTCGACGCCAGCCGCAAGGCCTGA
- the ssb gene encoding single-stranded DNA-binding protein — protein sequence MAGSVNKVILIGNLGRDPEVRTFQNGGKVCNLRIATSETWKDRNSGERKERTEWHSVAIFSEPLARVAEQYLKKGSKVYIEGQLETRKWQDQSGQDRYSTEVVLRPYNSTLTMLDGRDGAGGQGGQGGYDSGPSDDYGYDDRGGSSSGGGGGGRAPSRDLDDEIPF from the coding sequence ATGGCTGGCTCGGTAAACAAGGTAATTCTCATCGGCAATCTGGGGCGCGACCCGGAAGTGCGCACCTTCCAGAACGGCGGCAAGGTCTGCAACCTGCGTATCGCCACCTCGGAGACATGGAAGGACCGCAACTCGGGCGAGCGCAAGGAGCGCACGGAATGGCATTCCGTCGCGATATTCTCGGAGCCGCTCGCAAGGGTGGCAGAACAGTATCTCAAGAAGGGCTCCAAGGTTTACATCGAAGGCCAGCTAGAGACCCGGAAATGGCAGGACCAGTCCGGACAGGACCGCTACAGCACCGAGGTTGTCCTCAGGCCCTACAACTCCACCCTGACCATGCTCGACGGGCGTGACGGAGCGGGCGGACAGGGAGGTCAGGGCGGTTACGACAGCGGACCTTCGGACGACTACGGCTACGACGATCGCGGCGGGTCCAGCAGCGGCGGCGGTGGCGGCGGTCGTGCGCCCTCGCGCGATCTCGACGACGAAATCCCGTTCTGA
- a CDS encoding lytic transglycosylase domain-containing protein — protein sequence MRKRHFVAIAATLLVAAPAAADVFSSNSRVKLFAAQKALLDNRASQQYSNSVRLQPPTVNTPTKWGVKGYSGKYRGIYLDMARDAARRHNVPEDLFLRLVHQESGWNPNARSHKGALGLAQLMPDTARHLRVNPEDPRENLEGGARYLRRQFDAFGTWELALAAYNAGPEAVRKYGGVPPYAETMNYVKVIWGG from the coding sequence ATGCGTAAACGCCATTTCGTGGCAATTGCCGCCACTCTCCTCGTTGCGGCACCGGCTGCGGCGGACGTGTTCTCCAGCAACTCCAGGGTCAAGCTCTTCGCCGCCCAGAAGGCGCTTCTCGATAACCGCGCCTCGCAGCAGTATTCCAACTCGGTCCGCCTGCAGCCGCCGACGGTCAACACGCCGACGAAATGGGGCGTGAAGGGCTACAGCGGAAAGTATCGCGGCATCTATCTGGACATGGCCAGGGACGCCGCGCGGCGGCACAACGTGCCCGAAGACCTCTTCCTGCGGCTCGTGCATCAGGAATCCGGCTGGAATCCGAACGCCAGGTCCCACAAGGGCGCGCTCGGCCTTGCCCAGTTGATGCCCGACACCGCCAGGCACCTGCGCGTGAACCCCGAAGACCCGCGCGAGAACCTCGAAGGCGGCGCGCGCTATCTTCGGCGGCAGTTTGACGCTTTCGGAACCTGGGAGCTTGCCCTCGCGGCCTACAATGCCGGGCCCGAAGCGGTGCGCAAGTATGGTGGTGTGCCGCCTTACGCCGAAACCATGAACTACGTTAAGGTGATATGGGGCGGCTGA